One genomic region from Armatimonadota bacterium encodes:
- a CDS encoding PAS domain S-box protein has product MSEKSNKCKLANVGDVIKNICSAVLSHSPICIWILDKEGMLIFENEACRRLLGIESDEEIVGKYNIFKDNEIIRQGFASKIRQVFEDGGSIEFIMEYDLARVRHISPVHPSRKILRMFVFAIKDAEDKVCNVVVQHEDYTSTWRATKSLEVSEAQYREVVEGVSDWVWEIDVDGRIKFTNPAVEQILGYKPNETIGRNGFDFVIPTDREHVEQIFLSAIRENREITSIQTRFLHKDGSIRFLETNARPMFDENGKIIGLRGISRDMTERKNVEEQLKYRMELERVIVELSTKFINLPPEEIDAGINRALGVIGSFIGADRSFVFLISEDGKTVSNVYEWCAEGVEPTIHLFQNMRVEDYPLMKKGLSGYEPVIIPRVSEMPPEYAKEREVFESEDVKSFIALPMISQGVSIGFLGFETVKEEKTWSEDSVVLLKILGEILANALDRKKTEEALMEAESKYRSLVEESLVGVYIIQNGKLIYVNPRAAEIFGYTPDEIIEKKTAIDLTAPESRALVAENISKRIKGEVKSIHYTFKGLKKDGSIIDVEVYGTRTTFKGKPAIIGTLLDITERVKAEERRLELERQKREFYRKTILAATQGKLVISEKEEIEKIAGKPIASWEIKSGKDLGVIRHEVAKLAETEGMDQSRIYDFVLCVGELTTNALKHAGSGTASLHRLDDRLMFVVADRGPGIEALVLPEVALVKGYSTAGTLGMGYKAVLTVADKVYLATGHGGTTVAVEMSLRPSEHQPAMANIPNYLANYHSQ; this is encoded by the coding sequence TGCATCTAAAATCAGGCAGGTCTTCGAAGATGGTGGGTCTATTGAGTTTATAATGGAATACGACCTTGCTAGGGTTCGGCACATTTCTCCTGTTCACCCAAGCCGCAAAATTCTCCGAATGTTTGTTTTTGCCATTAAGGATGCTGAAGATAAGGTTTGCAATGTTGTAGTCCAACATGAAGATTACACTTCAACCTGGCGGGCAACAAAGTCTCTTGAAGTTTCTGAAGCGCAATATCGCGAAGTCGTCGAAGGTGTTTCAGATTGGGTATGGGAAATCGACGTCGACGGACGAATCAAGTTTACCAATCCAGCTGTGGAACAAATATTGGGTTACAAGCCAAATGAAACAATAGGGCGCAATGGTTTTGACTTTGTTATTCCTACTGACCGGGAACATGTTGAGCAAATTTTTTTATCAGCGATTCGAGAAAATAGAGAAATTACAAGCATTCAAACAAGATTTCTTCATAAAGATGGGTCGATTCGCTTTCTTGAGACGAATGCTAGGCCGATGTTTGATGAAAATGGCAAAATAATTGGGTTGCGTGGAATTTCCCGAGATATGACGGAGCGGAAGAACGTTGAAGAGCAACTGAAATATAGGATGGAGCTTGAACGTGTCATTGTAGAGTTATCCACGAAGTTCATAAACCTTCCGCCCGAGGAGATTGACGCAGGTATCAACCGAGCTTTGGGAGTAATTGGTAGTTTTATTGGTGCTGACCGCAGTTTTGTATTCTTGATAAGCGAGGACGGCAAGACTGTAAGCAATGTGTACGAGTGGTGTGCTGAAGGGGTAGAGCCTACAATTCATCTTTTTCAGAATATGAGAGTTGAGGATTACCCACTTATGAAAAAAGGATTGTCAGGGTACGAGCCGGTCATTATACCACGCGTTAGCGAAATGCCACCGGAGTATGCAAAAGAAAGGGAAGTGTTCGAATCAGAAGATGTCAAGTCATTTATTGCCTTACCCATGATATCTCAGGGCGTAAGCATTGGTTTTCTAGGTTTTGAGACTGTTAAGGAGGAGAAGACATGGTCTGAGGACTCGGTTGTGCTCCTTAAAATTTTAGGCGAAATACTGGCGAATGCGCTCGACCGGAAAAAGACCGAGGAAGCACTTATGGAAGCTGAGTCAAAGTATAGGAGTTTGGTTGAAGAATCGCTAGTTGGAGTTTACATAATCCAAAACGGAAAGTTAATATATGTAAATCCGAGGGCTGCGGAAATATTTGGTTATACCCCTGATGAAATTATTGAAAAGAAAACCGCAATAGACCTAACGGCTCCAGAGAGTAGAGCTCTCGTTGCAGAAAACATAAGCAAGCGAATAAAAGGCGAAGTGAAAAGCATCCACTACACATTTAAGGGCCTAAAAAAAGACGGGAGTATCATAGATGTTGAAGTATATGGGACGCGTACCACATTTAAAGGTAAGCCTGCGATTATCGGCACCTTGCTTGATATTACTGAGCGTGTAAAGGCAGAGGAGCGACGGCTTGAATTGGAGAGGCAGAAGAGGGAGTTCTACCGGAAAACTATTTTGGCAGCAACCCAAGGGAAACTTGTAATCTCGGAAAAGGAAGAGATTGAAAAGATTGCTGGGAAACCAATTGCATCATGGGAAATAAAAAGTGGTAAGGATTTAGGAGTAATTAGACATGAAGTGGCCAAATTGGCAGAGACTGAAGGGATGGACCAATCTCGAATTTATGACTTTGTTCTTTGTGTGGGTGAGTTGACAACTAATGCCCTCAAACATGCAGGTTCAGGTACAGCATCGCTCCATAGGTTAGATGATAGGCTAATGTTTGTGGTCGCTGACCGTGGTCCCGGCATAGAAGCATTAGTTCTCCCTGAAGTAGCGCTGGTCAAAGGATACTCAACTGCTGGGACGTTGGGAATGGGCTATAAAGCTGTTCTAACTGTTGCAGATAAAGTATATTTGGCTACTGGCCACGGCGGGACCACGGTTGCTGTTGAGATGAGCCTCCGACCTTCTGAACATCAACCAGCTATGGCTAATATTCCGAATTATTTGGCAAACTATCACTCTCAATAA